In a single window of the Terriglobales bacterium genome:
- a CDS encoding DJ-1/PfpI family protein, with amino-acid sequence MPASKKIAVLIEEHFDGTEYRRFNDYFPQQGYQVEYVSHLWGQPSLTFGNNPDDGTVDLHVRVTTEVDNVKPGDYAGVILIGAYAMDRLRYQANVKPGQPNQAPAVRFLRQAMKEGVPVGTICHSLWLLCADPALLRGRKVTCAHNIICDVENAGGQVVYEGEQTADLVVDGNLVSGKHPAVVDLFMQKFVEQMARTATAAARA; translated from the coding sequence ATGCCAGCCAGCAAGAAGATCGCAGTCCTCATTGAAGAGCACTTTGACGGCACGGAGTACCGCCGCTTCAACGACTACTTTCCCCAGCAGGGCTACCAGGTGGAGTACGTCTCACACCTGTGGGGACAGCCTTCGCTCACTTTCGGCAACAACCCGGACGACGGGACGGTGGACCTGCACGTCAGGGTGACGACCGAGGTGGACAACGTGAAGCCGGGCGACTACGCGGGCGTGATCCTGATCGGCGCGTACGCGATGGACCGGCTGCGCTACCAGGCGAACGTGAAGCCGGGGCAGCCGAACCAGGCGCCGGCGGTGCGCTTCCTGCGGCAGGCGATGAAGGAAGGCGTGCCGGTGGGAACGATCTGCCACTCGCTGTGGCTGCTGTGCGCCGACCCGGCGCTGCTGCGCGGGCGCAAGGTGACCTGCGCGCACAACATCATCTGCGACGTGGAGAACGCGGGCGGGCAGGTGGTGTACGAGGGCGAGCAGACCGCCGACCTGGTGGTGGACGGCAACCTGGTCTCGGGCAAGCACCCGGCGGTGGTCGACCTCTTCATGCAAAAGTTCGTGGAACAGATGGCGCGCACGGCGACGGCCGCGGCGCGCGCCTAG